The following nucleotide sequence is from Tepidisphaeraceae bacterium.
CGTGCAGGCTCGACCACGGCCAATCCTCGGCCCGCGCCACCAGCCCGGCGCGCAGCGGGTTGGCCTCGACGTAGCGGATGACCGCCAGCACGTCGACGTCGTGCTGGCGCACCGGGAAGCTCTTGAAGCGCCCCTGATAGAGGTGGCCGTCGCCGGTCGTGTGGTAGTGCTGGCGATAGCGTCGCACGTGCGCGTTGCTCAGCCAGGCCATGAACGTCGACACGTCGTCATCGGCGGTCGGCCAGAGCACGAGGTGCCAGTGGTTGCTCATCAGGCACCACGCCAGCAGCCGCACCGTCGGCACGCGCCGCTTGGCCTCGGCCAGCAAATCGACGAACGCCCGCGCGTCCCCCTGCTTGCGAAAGATCGCCTTGCGATCGTTCCCCCGGTTGAGCACGTGATACACCAACCCACCGGGACATCGCCGTGCGTTGCGAGGCATAACGGGCGATGCTACCGTGACGACATGGGGAGGAGCAAAACAAAGGTGGATGTCCCCTTTTCCGTCCCCTGCAGGTCATCGACGGAGACTTCGAAGCGTATGGTCTTGGCGAGACGCGCCCGTGGCTGGTCGTCCGCGCGA
It contains:
- a CDS encoding transposase, which produces MPRNARRCPGGLVYHVLNRGNDRKAIFRKQGDARAFVDLLAEAKRRVPTVRLLAWCLMSNHWHLVLWPTADDDVSTFMAWLSNAHVRRYRQHYHTTGDGHLYQGRFKSFPVRQHDVDVLAVIRYVEANPLRAGLVARAEDWPWSSLHEWHRGAVGIADAWPVDRPTDWLAIVNAPQPDADLTAVRTSVTRGRPFGPPAWAESIATELGLTFTLRDRGRPRKGDIQNIPPSDSPVEHT